DNA sequence from the Macrobrachium nipponense isolate FS-2020 chromosome 3, ASM1510439v2, whole genome shotgun sequence genome:
CTAAGTATACTGTACAGTGACTGCTACATTACTAATACTGACTTTGTTTTCATCTAATGACTGATGCAAGGAAGACGGGAATTGGAACAATTTATTCTAGtcatcataataatatattctattttagcattttccatgatattttgtaTCTTTAAAACGGGATTCGGTctaattttccataatatttacCACTGCATATCTGCTACGAGTGCCATGTTAAAATTTGAGTATATCACAAATGTTCAATCAAAGGAGTAACAGCATGATGGCTTCTTAAAATGTTTCCACTTTCCCTCCCTTTACAGCATAGGGAATTTCAATGTTCATAAGACCTGATGTGAGGAGTTTTTgagtaaaacaaaaactttttgtcATACAATACAAGTACAAATCTAGTCTGATATCATTTGTGTTTCTTTGGCACCTGCAAGTGGACAATTTACTGCATGAACAAGAATCTTAAAGATGACTGATAATAACTGGCTGCTTATAGACTTGCATTGGCATTACAGAAATTTGAAAACACATAAGGGTTTCATGAAAAGAGGAAACTAGACCACTTACTAAATTTGTATGCAAACATTCGGTAAAAGGCAGTTTTCAAATGTTCATTTTAACCACCAGTAAAAACAAGACTAAGCCTATTTCACTTACACATATTCATCATCAAACATGTCCTTTCAGTTTTCTCAATAGCAAGTATAGTTAATGTCAAACATTGCAATGCAAATCTATATGGGCTATTGATATTCAAATTAAGAATTCACTGTAAAAAAGATAACACACacttcatattttaaaaaataagtacaaGTTTTGTGAAGATAAGTCTTGAAAAGGGCATACTGCCTCACAAATTTGCCTAAGAAACACTTACTACTAGATTTTACTACTTAAATATGAGTTGTTCCCAAAGAGTCAATGCTGTATATATTATGACAGAAACACCTATGTCATAATTATACAGTAATCTTTCCACATTTTATAATTTTAGAAGACCTTTGTTTCCCTAAAAATAATAGGAGCAAAACTAAACAATTGAAGGTAAAGCATGTGGACCGACATAACCAGTACATTATCCATTTTCTCTAAAcactaattataaaattatatttgccCTCTTTAATAGTATACAAAGCATTTACAAACCTTGATACATAAAATAGACCTGTCTAAATCAAACTGTTAGTTTTCAAGTAACAGGTGTAttcttttaaaatacaaaatacgacTAACAAAACGAAGGCATAACTGGTGGGAGATGTAACTTTATACAGACGTAAGATCAAGACATTTGGACAACAATGAGATGAAAATGAATTTACAATAATTGATATTACCACAGCCTGaagtcttctctcctttggatCGTCAGTCATAATGTAAACCTGAGTAGAGTATAATCCACATCACCTGTCAAGACAATTAAAATGCAGGTCTCAAACTGGGGTATGATTAGGCTAGGTCATGTCTCAACCTAACTGACAGTTGGATGGCCTGCCCCTCCTGATAAGTAATGAAATCTTTATGTATCAAAGATTTACATACAACCTACACAATACCCTGGAACCAGCTCGCATACCTTAACAGAATACAGCGATGTTTATAAAGTAATTATATCCTAGCCTAACCAGTACAGGCATCccccagttatcagcgggggttccgttcccgggggtgtgctgataagtgaaaactgccatggcacaaagttttggttaatggcacctctgttaggtatgttaaggTGCcctaactctattatcagcacttCAGGCGCCGATAACCGAAACTCAGcttgttatggcgccataaattgccaattctatggcgctagacaagcaccataaaaccggatcgccattaaccaagaccgccgataaccagggaccgcctgtttaaaacaacatttacttggacttttataattatatgatacggtaaacaaaattttttgcATTAGATTTAATGATttctatgtttatttgttttggatctcattttaaaagtttatatatatatatttacaatgataAGCCTTTGTAATGACATTGCAAAATTCAATAATGAACCTACAACACAAATAAGGacataagaaaataatttcttatcAATGAcaagcctatactctgttttttccatctgtccatccgcctgtggtgttttcgcttggtaacactgcgtaccaggctgtaaatagttacgctttgtgtaagttctaggtaaataaaagaatatctgggtgtacatttgcaactgaaaagtgttttaataatttactgtatgcgaattacaccgttaagattcgaaataggatattatttaaagcccgggttgcagtgttaccatgcacaaacaccataggcggatggacagatggaaaaaaacagagtatatgtaTGACAGTCAACAAATCAACTAGTGATCAATTACtgggaaagaataaaaatagtatTGAATGTATACTTTACTTAATGAAGAAGGATATCAACTCACCAAAAAACCTGCAAAAGACGTGACAAATCCTTCTTTCGTTAATTCCCACATTCCTCCAAATTCTTCTTCATCAATGCCTTGGAAACTTGAAGCATAGAAGTATATAACCGCTGCATTGATTACACAAAATCTGGAAAATACAATGTCATTGTAGTTCACACTATGATAATGCAATTACACTGGAAATTCCTTTGTTCTTAGTAGTACTACCTTTCCAAGAGACTGTCCAACGTGATATATATTGTACTTCTAACAATTTGTAACtaactgcatgagagagagagagagaggagagagagagagagagagagagagagagagagagagagagagagagagcgagagagagagatatgagagagagagaggaggagatgaagagaaggagagagatagagagcagagagaagagagagagagagagagagagagagtagagaggagagagtagagagagagagagagaagagagagtaagggagagaggagagagagagagagcatttcttaTAAGTGGTTCTTTTTAAATCAAATATGTTACACATTACTTAGGCTCTTTTAAATTTCCAAACCCCAGTTAACCAGATACTATTTACATACAAAACAGTTTTACATGctacaaagttatataaaaattccATTCTTTCAGTGTTTGTGACTTTCATATAGAAGGTCAATTTTATCCAATTCTGTCTTTCAACCCTTTCTGACtttcaaagttaatttaatttctcATTTAGACTTTTCCAGTTTTGAGTTTGAAACCACCTTGTGATGTGTACAAACGCTGTAAGGTAAATGCTGCTAAGTATTACTGTACTTTTACAAACTAAATGAAAACAGAGGGCATGGTTAATTTTTTCAACCTTCAATAATTGTAAAATTTAACACTTTCTATGTTACTAAAAAATTAAGGATTATCCAAAACATTTAGATAcatgaaaaatagtaaaaggttaaaaaaaaaggaaaaaaaataaggttaaatTTGCATATTTACAATAAATAGAATACTTTACAAAAATGCATGGTGATAACCATACTACAGGTAAagattaaaatacattttaatcataaaaaactatttcaattatatttttcaacAACTAAAATCTTCTAAACACAACTGAATGAAAGATGATCTACTCACAAGAAAAGCCCAATGAAGCCCTTCAGAGGTATGAAGCCCCACACGAGCCCTAGCACAAGCCCAAGCACCTGTCGACCCCAGTATATTACATCCAAAAACTCATCCTGTAGGGGGAAAAAAAGCAATTTTCTACATTTAAGTTTGTAACATTTAGGGAATTACTCCTgagaaatgtaaagaataaaaattataccATGTACATACTATATGCATAAATAATCAGCAAATAAATACTGTATAATTACATCTGTAAGGACAACGTCCTTTCACTAATTTAATTCAACTGTAACAACGTGCCGCATTCTAATGTATTCCATATtgtgtagaattctctggcctttccacCGATATAATTACCATGTATGAACACAGACTGCGTCTGtagttatttatgaatgtatgtctAAGAAAACACAAAGCTACTGTCTCAAGTCATTTCTACTCTCGGTGCGAGTCTACTACTTATCCGTccacacctgtctatgtcaacccagttcatctgtaataaattatcagtacccagctacctgtcttattCTCTGGTCCTCACACACCAGTCCCTTTAAgtatagaacatttaaaaaataaacactggTTTGGAAGCCAGCAACCATTTACATACAAAGTTACTAATTCATATTTTCTACTGCACCAAGGATTTTCACACagatctggaaaaaaaatttctatgaCAATTCATGTGCTTATAACAGCCTTTCAAAATACTGTTAAAACCTATTATTGTATAGATGACCATCAATCATTCATTTACCTACTTAACAGCTATGGCTTTTTTCAAGCCACTCCATTTAAATAATGACTTTCTGGGTACTATGAAATTTAATCCTGCATGTCAATAACTTCAAATCGTGTATAAATTGGACCAGCATGTATAGCAGTTGAAATAattctcatccgcatcattaccGGTGAAGttctctagggaggggatcgtgaaggactccaacctggcgtcagggacagaagagttctgagtcttcgctacaaaatcCGGGATGAAATAGAGCGTAACTGATCCCCTCCCCTAgagtgtttaacatcgaaggaaaaaGACtgtgaagttctcctactctcttcgctgatgccagggccagcagaaagacagtcttgagggtcagatccctgtctgatgactaaCGGAGAGACTCGTAGGGTCtacgagtcaaactccttaagacaagagtcacatcccacccgggggcctgagttccctgggtgggcaagacctctcgaagctcctcattaggagagatatttccatggaggggGAAATATCAACTCCCCGCAGCTTAAGGACTAAggccagggcagctctgtatcctttaactgaggagacagagaggagcttctctcggctaagatgaggaaatccgctacctgctgaagagtggctctgagcggagagagaccctgcctacgacaccaaccacagaagacggaccacttttcCTGGTTGGTGGATAACTGCCAGCTGTGAAGAGGGAAtgaactgcctggtggtaccgttctacatgcggttgacacagcaggttgtgccatgggggaatctctcgcggtgcctccgagagaagagccagcaggtccggataccaaatggcctgaggccatttgggtgccaccagaatcatccgatgattactggtgaccagcaccctgctgatcaccttgcgaatcaggcaaaacgggggaaaggtgtagactacgaggttgtcccaagggtgttggaagGCGTTCTCTGCAGCTGCCACGGCgccaactgagaagaaaacctgaagttttctgttgtgccaggtggcaaatagatccactactggacgcccccacaggtcgaagagcctttctgccacgcctgggtgaagagaccatttggtctcaatcacctgattctggcagctcagcttgtctgccactacattcctcttgcctggaatgtatctggctgacagctctactgagtgagctacagcccactcatgcacctgcatcgtcaactggtgcaacgggagggacactaggcccccccgtttgttgacatatgccactaccgtggtgttcgtcactcatcaataccactgagtgtcccatcaatcATTctcggaactcttggagagcgagaaacgcagccttgagttccaggaagttgatgtgaaggtgcctgttgtgatggttccacactcccgcagccagcaactcttccaggtgtgtgccccaaccCTTGGTTGatgtgtctgagaacagaagcaacTCCAGAGGGGGAGTgcaggggcactcctattaagaggttcctgtcgtctagccaccaggccaggtcctcccttacttcctctgtgagaggaaccaggaaagaTTGTGGATCCtgtgcctgtgaccagcactcctttagtctccactgtaGAGacagcaggtgaagacgcccgtgaggaactaacttctctattgacgacaggtgaccgatcacgacttNNNNNNNNNNNNNNNNNNNNNNNNNNNNNNNNNNNNNNNNNNNNNNNNNNNNNNNNNNNNNNNNNNNNNNNNNNNNNNNNNNNNNNNNNNNNNNNNNNNNNNNNNNNNNNNNNNNNNNNNNNNNNNNNNNNNNNNNNNNNNNNNNNNNNNNNNNNNNNNNNNNNNNNNNNNNNNNNNNNNNNNNNNNNNNNNNNNNNNNNNNNNNNNNNNNNNNNNNNNNNNNNNNNNNNNNNNNNNNNNNNNNNNNNNNNNNNNNNNNNNNNNNNNNNNNNNNNNNNNNNNNNNNNNNNNNNNNNNNNNNNNNNNNNNNNNNNNNNNNNNNNNNNNNNNNNNNNNNNNNNNNNNNNNNNNNNNNNNNNNNNNNNNNNNNNNNNNNNNNNNNNNNNNNNNNNNNNNNNNNNNNNNNNNNNNNNNNNNNNNNNNNNNNNNNNNNNNNNNNNNNNNNNNNNNNNNNNNNNNNNNNNNNNNNNNNNNNNNNNNNNNNNNNNNNNNNNNNNNNNgatcacgacttgccactgctgagctgactgttcctgtcgtgacaggaaacgtctggctgcctccctgaacctgctgatccgtgagtctgcagggaagactcatgctgctaccatatcgatcagcatgcccaagtACTTTATCCTCTACTACTTGGATTCAAGATGTGACTTCTCAACATTTACCATGATCCCCAGATCACGGCATAagttgaggagtcgatctctgtcctgtaccaACTGtgagcaggagctcgccaggatcagccaatcatcgagataactcatcagacgtatcctgaccgaatgggcccaagccgacaccagagtgaacactcgcgcgaacacctgtggggcggttgagagaccaaaacaaagtgccctgaattggtgcACAGTCCCGTCAACgataaagcggaggtacttcctggaggactggtggagaagtatttgaaaatacacatccttcaggtccaccgaaagcaggaaatcgttctccctgatggagtcgagcactgagcgtgccgtttccattgtgaaccgagtctggtgaatgagacggttcaagggagagagatctatcaccagtctccagccccttgtagacttctccaccaggaaaagtcagcTGTAGAAACACGGTGACTGATCTCGCacaatctccacagctcctttgctcagcatggtctttacTTCTTGTGTCAGTGCTACGTCCCCAGCAGAACCGGGGAAGtatgtctgaaggtggaccgggtgtgaggtgaggggtggccttgACTCGAAAGGCAGTAGGTATCCCTCCCAAAGGATATCCACTACACAGGTCTTGGCTCTGTAGTGCTGCCAAGTTGCTCAATGGCTCACCAGGCATCCCCCCACTTCCAGAACCAGTTGAGGGGGAATGCCG
Encoded proteins:
- the LOC135221646 gene encoding GEL complex subunit OPTI-like; amino-acid sequence: MSTSKTKPEKNGVAKSSNIPSVMTRAFTSNSSWPDKDEFLDVIYWGRQVLGLVLGLVWGFIPLKGFIGLFLFCVINAAVIYFYASSFQGIDEEEFGGMWELTKEGFVTSFAGFLVMWIILYSGLHYD